From Burkholderia pseudomultivorans, the proteins below share one genomic window:
- a CDS encoding ABC transporter ATP-binding protein gives MSEAILEARGIVKRYGKFTALGGVDLRIMPRTVHSVIGPNGAGKTTLFHTLTGTLPITSGSIVFDGHDVTQEPDYKRVRRGIARSFQVTSLFPNLSVRENLRVAAQGVESRRALNPWTPPRGALAHDGIVDEVLERLGLQRFAGTAAAALSHGQQRRLEVGMALAARPRAIFLDEPTSGMGIDDLDDMKALIRGLRDDYTVVLIEHNMGIVMDISDTITVMQQGRVLVEGKPDAIRGDERVRTAYLGNMITGGRA, from the coding sequence ATGAGCGAAGCGATTCTCGAAGCGCGCGGCATCGTCAAGCGCTACGGCAAATTCACGGCGCTCGGCGGCGTCGACCTGCGCATCATGCCGCGCACCGTGCACTCGGTGATCGGCCCGAACGGCGCAGGCAAGACGACGCTGTTCCATACGCTGACGGGCACGTTGCCGATCACGTCGGGTTCGATCGTGTTCGACGGCCACGACGTCACGCAGGAGCCGGATTACAAGCGCGTGCGGCGCGGCATCGCACGCTCGTTCCAGGTCACGAGCCTGTTTCCGAACCTGAGCGTGCGCGAGAACCTGCGCGTCGCCGCGCAGGGCGTCGAGTCGCGCCGCGCGCTGAACCCGTGGACGCCGCCGCGCGGCGCGCTCGCGCACGACGGCATCGTCGACGAGGTGCTGGAGCGGCTCGGCCTGCAGCGCTTCGCGGGCACCGCGGCGGCCGCGCTGTCGCACGGGCAGCAGCGCCGGCTCGAAGTGGGGATGGCACTGGCGGCGCGGCCGCGCGCGATCTTTCTCGACGAGCCGACCTCCGGCATGGGGATCGACGATCTCGACGACATGAAGGCGCTGATCCGCGGCCTGCGCGACGACTATACGGTCGTGCTGATCGAACACAACATGGGGATCGTGATGGACATCTCCGACACGATCACGGTGATGCAGCAAGGGCGCGTGCTGGTCGAAGGCAAGCCCGACGCGATTCGCGGCGACGAGCGCGTGCGCACCGCGTATCTCGGCAACATGATTACCGGAGGCCGCGCATGA
- a CDS encoding ABC transporter ATP-binding protein, with protein sequence MMLDVKDLHACYGKSHILQGVSLNVREGETVTLLGRNGAGKSTTLKTIAGVVAPSGGAVAFAGRPVAGQPAHRIAARGLCFVPEHRGIFRLLTVEENLRLGARRDSPWQLDDIYRIFPRLKERRRNGGAQLSGGEQQMLAIGRALMNHPRLLMLDEPVEGLAPVIVEEIVEQLKQIKAAGVAILLVEQNLEVCTQLADRHFIIEQGVIVYEGGNAAFAADHEVKDRYLGVGVA encoded by the coding sequence ATGATGCTCGACGTGAAGGACCTGCACGCCTGCTACGGCAAGAGCCATATCCTGCAGGGCGTGTCGCTGAACGTGCGGGAAGGCGAGACGGTGACGCTGCTCGGCCGCAACGGCGCGGGCAAGTCGACCACGCTGAAGACGATCGCGGGCGTCGTCGCGCCGAGCGGCGGCGCGGTCGCGTTCGCGGGGCGGCCCGTCGCGGGCCAGCCCGCGCACCGGATCGCCGCGCGCGGGCTGTGCTTCGTGCCCGAGCATCGCGGCATCTTCCGGCTGCTGACGGTCGAGGAGAACCTGCGGCTCGGCGCGCGCCGCGATTCGCCGTGGCAGCTCGACGACATCTACCGGATCTTCCCGCGGCTGAAGGAGCGTCGCCGCAACGGCGGCGCGCAGCTGTCGGGCGGCGAGCAGCAGATGCTCGCGATCGGTCGCGCGCTGATGAACCATCCGCGCCTGCTGATGCTCGACGAACCGGTCGAAGGGCTCGCGCCCGTGATCGTCGAGGAAATCGTCGAACAGCTGAAGCAGATCAAGGCGGCCGGCGTCGCGATCCTGCTCGTCGAGCAGAACCTCGAAGTGTGCACGCAGCTCGCGGATCGCCACTTCATCATCGAACAGGGCGTGATCGTCTACGAAGGCGGCAATGCGGCATTCGCGGCCGACCACGAAGTGAAGGACCGTTACCTGGGCGTCGGCGTCGCGTGA
- a CDS encoding Zn-dependent hydrolase — MQVEDSGPDVATRALRVDGARLWDSLMRLAQIGATSKGGVCRLALTERDREARDLFVAWAKAIGCSVRIDAIGNIFARRAGACDDLPPVMTGSHIDTQPTGGKFDGNYGVLAGLEVLRALDDAGVRTRAPLEVAVWTNEEGSRFVPVMMGSGVFAGAFALEHALAQHDRDGVSVRDALAAIGYAGDAAGAHPVGAYFEAHIEQGPVLEAHATTIGVVEGALGQRWYDVTVHGMEAHAGPTPMELRRDALLTAADLVRTVNGIARAHAPHGRGTVGWVDVHPNSRNVIPGRVTLTVDLRAVDDATLAAMDAALRAACADAATQADMRIDVEQVVYFPPQPFDAALVEQVRAGANALGLSSMNVISGAGHDAVYLARVAPTAMIFVPCKDGISHNEIEDADPAHLEAGCNVLLQAMLGAAGIAEGDAR, encoded by the coding sequence ATGCAAGTAGAGGATTCGGGACCGGACGTCGCGACGCGCGCGCTGCGCGTCGACGGCGCGCGGCTGTGGGACAGCCTGATGCGTCTCGCGCAGATCGGCGCGACGAGCAAGGGCGGCGTGTGCCGGCTCGCGCTGACCGAGCGCGATCGCGAGGCGCGCGATCTGTTCGTCGCGTGGGCGAAGGCGATCGGCTGCAGCGTGCGGATCGACGCGATCGGCAATATCTTCGCGCGGCGCGCGGGCGCGTGCGACGACCTGCCGCCCGTGATGACCGGCAGCCATATCGACACGCAGCCGACCGGCGGCAAGTTCGACGGCAACTACGGCGTGCTGGCCGGCCTCGAGGTGCTGCGCGCGCTGGACGATGCGGGCGTGCGCACGCGCGCGCCGCTCGAGGTCGCGGTGTGGACCAACGAGGAAGGCTCGCGCTTCGTGCCGGTGATGATGGGCTCGGGCGTGTTCGCCGGCGCGTTTGCGCTCGAACATGCGCTCGCGCAGCATGACCGGGACGGCGTGTCGGTGCGCGATGCGCTCGCCGCGATCGGCTATGCGGGCGACGCGGCCGGCGCGCATCCGGTCGGCGCGTATTTCGAGGCGCATATCGAGCAGGGCCCGGTGCTCGAAGCGCATGCGACGACGATCGGCGTGGTCGAGGGCGCGCTCGGGCAGCGCTGGTACGACGTGACCGTGCACGGCATGGAGGCGCATGCGGGCCCGACGCCGATGGAACTGCGGCGCGACGCGCTGCTGACGGCCGCGGACCTCGTCCGCACGGTGAACGGCATCGCGCGCGCGCATGCGCCGCACGGGCGCGGCACGGTCGGCTGGGTCGACGTGCATCCGAACTCGCGCAACGTGATTCCCGGGCGCGTGACGCTGACGGTCGACCTGCGTGCGGTCGACGACGCCACGCTCGCCGCGATGGACGCCGCGTTGCGCGCGGCCTGCGCCGACGCGGCGACGCAGGCCGACATGCGGATCGACGTCGAGCAGGTCGTGTACTTCCCGCCGCAGCCGTTCGATGCGGCGCTCGTCGAGCAGGTGCGCGCGGGCGCGAACGCGCTCGGGCTGTCGTCGATGAACGTGATCAGCGGCGCAGGGCACGACGCCGTGTATCTCGCGCGCGTCGCGCCGACCGCGATGATCTTCGTGCCGTGCAAGGACGGCATCAGCCACAACGAGATCGAGGACGCCGATCCCGCGCATCTCGAAGCCGGCTGCAACGTGCTGCTGCAGGCGATGCTCGGCGCGGCCGGCATTGCGGAGGGCGACGCACGATGA
- a CDS encoding M81 family metallopeptidase: MKILIARMNHETNTFSPVPTPLSAFGRNGPDWGDDADRANRGMRTAMAAFLDAAAREGAEVVTPVSAAANPSGPVAADAYAAICDAIVAAAPGCDAVMLDLHGAMVAEQSADGEGDLLERVRAALPDAPIAVALDLHANVTQKMIDHADVIVSFKTYPHVDMYETGEHAARVLLDRIHGRARPVLAWRQPPLMTSTLRSASAEGAMRRALDAARAAEADGMLAVSVLSGFSLADIPAPCISVVVVGDGDRAAADALAERIARQIWDARDEFVYRSAPLAESVAQAAALARGADRPVLLLDHGDNCMSGGPCDTMDVLEEALAQGLDGLVSGPLCDPEAVARLIDAGVGATVTVPVGNKLPSHGGARREPFRATGVVRAITDGEYVITGPTYTGQRAYMGRAVVLDIGAATLVVTERTQEPWDLGVFESVGIDPRRARFLLLKSRMYCRPVFVPIAAALVECDSRGVTGSDYGLFRYERLARPVYPLDEIGRWDAAPAA, translated from the coding sequence ATGAAGATCCTGATTGCCCGGATGAATCACGAGACCAATACGTTCTCGCCGGTGCCGACGCCGCTGTCGGCGTTCGGCCGCAACGGCCCCGACTGGGGCGACGACGCGGATCGCGCGAATCGCGGGATGCGCACCGCGATGGCCGCGTTCCTCGATGCGGCGGCGCGCGAAGGCGCCGAGGTCGTGACGCCCGTGTCGGCGGCCGCGAACCCGAGCGGCCCGGTCGCGGCCGACGCGTATGCGGCGATCTGCGACGCGATCGTCGCGGCCGCGCCCGGCTGCGACGCGGTGATGCTCGACCTGCACGGCGCGATGGTCGCCGAGCAGAGCGCGGACGGCGAGGGCGACCTGCTCGAACGCGTGCGCGCGGCGCTGCCCGATGCGCCGATCGCGGTCGCGCTCGACCTGCATGCGAACGTCACGCAGAAGATGATCGACCACGCGGACGTGATCGTCAGCTTCAAGACCTACCCGCACGTCGACATGTACGAGACCGGCGAGCATGCCGCGCGCGTGCTGCTCGACCGGATCCACGGCCGTGCGCGGCCGGTGCTCGCATGGCGGCAGCCGCCGCTGATGACCTCGACGCTGCGCAGCGCGAGCGCCGAAGGCGCGATGCGGCGCGCGCTGGACGCCGCGCGCGCGGCCGAGGCCGACGGAATGCTCGCGGTGTCGGTGCTGTCGGGGTTCTCGCTGGCCGACATTCCCGCGCCGTGCATCAGCGTCGTCGTGGTCGGCGACGGCGATCGCGCGGCGGCCGACGCCCTCGCCGAACGCATCGCGCGGCAGATCTGGGACGCGCGCGACGAATTCGTCTACCGCAGCGCGCCGCTCGCCGAATCGGTCGCGCAGGCCGCGGCGCTCGCGCGCGGTGCGGATCGTCCGGTGCTGCTGCTCGACCACGGCGACAACTGCATGTCGGGCGGCCCGTGCGACACGATGGACGTGCTCGAGGAAGCGCTCGCGCAGGGGCTCGACGGCCTCGTCAGCGGGCCGCTGTGCGACCCGGAGGCCGTCGCGCGGCTGATCGACGCCGGCGTCGGCGCGACCGTCACGGTGCCGGTCGGCAACAAGCTGCCGTCGCACGGCGGCGCGCGGCGCGAGCCGTTTCGCGCGACCGGCGTCGTGCGCGCGATCACCGACGGCGAATACGTGATCACGGGGCCGACCTATACCGGCCAGCGCGCGTACATGGGCCGCGCGGTCGTGCTCGACATCGGCGCGGCGACGCTCGTCGTCACCGAGCGCACGCAGGAGCCGTGGGATCTCGGCGTGTTCGAGAGCGTCGGCATCGATCCGCGCCGCGCGCGGTTTCTGCTGCTGAAATCGCGGATGTACTGCCGCCCCGTGTTCGTGCCGATCGCGGCCGCGCTCGTCGAATGCGACAGCCGCGGCGTCACGGGGTCGGACTACGGGCTGTTCCGCTACGAGCGGCTCGCGCGGCCCGTGTATCCGCTCGACGAGATCGGGCGATGGGACGCGGCGCCCGCGGCGTGA
- a CDS encoding MBL fold metallo-hydrolase produces the protein MNASRIEEIRSGLFRATTYVDALNLGFSQFFVRSPSGEVVCIETGTRANFPQLRNSLATVGIAPSSVAGVVVPHFEADEMGALPEFLAANPALVAYGHPICTHGLADVFGVRVKPLKDGEPTTIAGVEIVPVFTKHVHQWDAMVVYLPAYRALLSSDILMRFGDDDADDPLPVILDSIRRSDYLPSLAHMAAALRRIQALELDIILPMHGAAITRDIPRVLAGAIAHCDAAAA, from the coding sequence ATGAACGCGTCCCGCATCGAAGAAATCCGCAGCGGCCTGTTTCGCGCGACAACCTACGTCGACGCGCTGAACCTCGGCTTCAGCCAATTCTTCGTCCGCTCGCCGAGCGGCGAGGTCGTCTGCATCGAAACCGGCACCCGCGCCAATTTTCCGCAGCTGCGCAACAGTCTCGCGACGGTCGGCATCGCGCCGTCGAGCGTGGCGGGCGTCGTCGTCCCGCATTTCGAGGCCGACGAGATGGGTGCGCTGCCCGAATTCCTGGCCGCTAATCCCGCGCTCGTCGCCTACGGCCATCCGATCTGTACGCACGGGCTGGCCGACGTGTTCGGCGTACGCGTGAAGCCGCTGAAGGACGGCGAGCCGACGACGATCGCCGGCGTCGAGATCGTGCCGGTGTTCACCAAGCACGTGCACCAGTGGGATGCGATGGTCGTGTATCTGCCGGCCTACCGCGCGCTGCTATCGTCAGACATACTGATGCGCTTCGGCGACGACGACGCGGACGATCCGCTGCCCGTCATCCTCGACTCGATCAGGCGCTCCGACTATCTGCCCTCGCTCGCGCACATGGCGGCTGCGCTGCGCCGGATCCAGGCGCTCGAGCTCGACATCATCCTGCCGATGCACGGCGCGGCCATCACGCGCGACATCCCGCGCGTGCTCGCCGGCGCGATCGCGCATTGCGACGCGGCCGCCGCGTAG
- a CDS encoding ISL3 family transposase → MLDRKALQALGCWTGYRLERVEWPQGEKRTLSLHLKPVSKVMYCEQCGARCNQIHETIVRRVRDLPLFEYRVVLHVPRRRVWCERCGGPRLEKLAWLGRYQRVTERFAKACEKLLQAASVQAVATFYDLGWHTVKSIDKMRLQARVAEPDWSTIRYLAMDEFALHKGHRYATVVVDPIGRQVLWIGSGRSRETARAFFEQLPEGVAERIEAVAIDMTTAYELEIKAQCPQAEVVYDLFHVVAKYGREVIDRVRVDQANQLRHDRPARKVLKSSRWLLLRNRHNLKPEQSVHLKELLAANQPLLCVYVLRDELKRLWFYRKPAWAEKAWEHWIEQARQSGIAALQLFAQRLQGYWHGILARCRHPLNTSVVEGINNTIKVIKRRAYGYRDEEYFFLKIRAAFPGNPR, encoded by the coding sequence TTGCTCGATCGAAAGGCACTTCAGGCACTGGGCTGCTGGACCGGCTATCGGTTGGAGCGTGTGGAATGGCCGCAAGGAGAAAAGCGCACGCTATCGCTGCATTTGAAGCCGGTCAGCAAGGTGATGTACTGCGAGCAATGCGGTGCGCGGTGCAATCAAATCCACGAGACGATAGTTCGCCGCGTGCGCGATCTGCCGCTGTTCGAGTACCGAGTAGTGCTGCACGTCCCCCGCCGCCGGGTCTGGTGCGAACGCTGCGGCGGTCCACGGCTGGAGAAACTGGCGTGGCTGGGCCGTTACCAGCGAGTGACGGAGCGATTTGCCAAGGCCTGCGAGAAACTGCTGCAAGCAGCCAGCGTGCAGGCAGTGGCGACCTTCTACGATCTGGGCTGGCACACGGTCAAATCGATCGACAAGATGCGCTTGCAAGCGCGTGTGGCTGAGCCGGACTGGTCGACGATCCGTTATCTTGCGATGGACGAGTTTGCACTCCATAAAGGCCATCGATATGCCACGGTGGTGGTCGATCCGATCGGCCGGCAGGTGCTTTGGATTGGATCGGGACGCTCACGCGAGACGGCCCGCGCCTTCTTCGAGCAGCTTCCTGAGGGTGTCGCCGAGCGCATCGAAGCAGTCGCGATCGACATGACCACGGCCTACGAGCTGGAAATCAAGGCGCAGTGTCCGCAGGCCGAGGTGGTCTACGACCTGTTCCACGTCGTGGCCAAGTACGGGCGCGAAGTGATCGATCGGGTGCGAGTGGATCAGGCCAATCAGTTACGCCATGACCGGCCGGCCCGCAAGGTATTGAAATCCAGTCGCTGGCTGCTGCTGCGCAACCGCCACAACCTGAAGCCCGAGCAGTCCGTGCATCTGAAGGAACTGCTGGCTGCCAATCAGCCGTTGCTGTGCGTCTACGTGCTACGCGACGAACTCAAACGGCTCTGGTTCTACCGAAAGCCTGCCTGGGCGGAAAAGGCCTGGGAACACTGGATCGAACAAGCCCGGCAAAGCGGGATTGCCGCGCTACAACTGTTCGCGCAGCGCCTGCAGGGGTACTGGCACGGAATCCTCGCCCGCTGCCGCCATCCGCTCAATACCAGCGTCGTCGAAGGCATCAACAACACCATCAAGGTCATCAAGCGTCGGGCCTACGGGTACCGCGACGAGGAATACTTCTTCCTCAAAATCCGCGCCGCGTTCCCCGGTAATCCTCGATGA